Proteins from one Setaria italica strain Yugu1 chromosome V, Setaria_italica_v2.0, whole genome shotgun sequence genomic window:
- the LOC101757593 gene encoding LOW QUALITY PROTEIN: G-box-binding factor 4-like (The sequence of the model RefSeq protein was modified relative to this genomic sequence to represent the inferred CDS: inserted 1 base in 1 codon) — protein MASSRVMPSSSPSHTASDLARFAQAASRPGGGGGSGLGSMNVEELLCGIYGDMPTPPPTASGANRPXAGGPEMTLEDFLAREGAVKEDEARISGPSAPAEGQVVMGFLGGAEGVGVAGGGGGRGRKRQLMDPVDRAAMQRQKRMIKNRESAARSRERKQAYIAELESLVTQLEEENAELLRGQEERHQKRLKELLERVTPVIVRKKLSRDLRRTNSMQW, from the exons ATGGCGTCGTCGAGGGTGAtgccgtcgtcctcgccgtcgcacACGGCGTCCGATCTCGCGCGCTTCGCGCAGGCCGCCAgcaggcccggcggcggcgggggcagcgggcTGGGCTCCATGAACGTCGAGGAGCTCCTCTGCGGAATCTACGGCGACatgcccaccccgccgccgaccgcgtcgGGAGCCAACCGCC ATGCCGGCGGCCCGGAGATGACGCTCGAGGACTTCCTGGCGAGGGAAGGCGCGGTCAAGGAGGACGAGGCTAGGATTTCGGGCCCCTCGGCGCCGGCCGAGGGGCAGGTGGTCATGGGGTTCCTGGGCGGAGCGGAGGGCGTGGGCgtggctggcggcggaggcgggaggggAAGGAAGCGGCAGTTGATGGATCCAGTGGATCGCGCTGCGATGCAGCGACAGAAACGGATGATCAAAAACCGCGAGTCTGCTGCCAGGTCACGGGAGAGGAAGCAG GCTTATATCGCTGAGCTAGAATCTCTAGTCACACAGCTCGAGGAGGAGAATGCCGAGCTGTTGAGAGGACAG GAGGAGCGGCATCAGAAGCGACTTAAAGAG CTTTTGGAACGAGTGACGCCAGTCATTGTGAGGAAAAAGCTGTCACGAGATCTTAGAAGAACGAACTCAATGCAGTGGTAG